One part of the Dyadobacter sp. 676 genome encodes these proteins:
- the dnaA gene encoding chromosomal replication initiator protein DnaA, whose protein sequence is MSDSSWEIRYFYIFAVLLNYDTQSLVNYTLERVSTNREVDQVWDACLRIIQQHIPEQSFKTWFEPIRPLKLYGKVLTVQVPSQFFYEWLEDNYVNLLRKALDYAIGRDGLLEYSIIVDTGNEKHQPLTMNVSTQKSPNYSRPDNFSTDPRTSASVKEKDQDSLTLDTYLNPNYSFDNFIEGDCNRLARSAGFAVAQRPGLTSFNPLMMYGGVGLGKTHLVQAIGNYITNHFENKLVLYVSSEKFTNQFINSIRNNTLQEFTDFYMKVDVLAIDDVQFLSGKEKTQDTFFHIFNHLHQLGKQIIMTSDRPPRELQGLQDRLLSRFKWGLTADLQAPDFETRIAIIQKKIQSEGISIDYDVIEYIAHSVNSNVRELEGVIVSLMAQASLTRRNIDVELAKNTLRNIVMNEDKEVTIDTIQEIIADYFQVSIADLKSKSRKKEVVYPRQLAMYLAKEYTDLPLKSIGYHFGGRDHSTVIHSIQSINLLMDETPDVEETLQKLRSYFK, encoded by the coding sequence GCACAAATAGAGAGGTAGACCAGGTTTGGGATGCTTGCCTGAGAATTATTCAGCAGCATATTCCCGAACAGAGTTTTAAGACGTGGTTTGAACCCATTCGTCCCTTAAAACTCTACGGTAAAGTACTTACGGTGCAGGTTCCCAGCCAGTTTTTCTATGAATGGCTGGAAGATAATTACGTCAATCTGCTGAGGAAGGCGCTGGACTATGCGATCGGGCGCGATGGATTATTGGAATATTCCATTATCGTCGACACCGGTAACGAGAAGCACCAGCCGCTGACGATGAATGTCTCGACCCAGAAATCTCCAAATTATTCCAGGCCGGACAATTTCTCGACAGACCCGCGCACAAGCGCGAGCGTGAAGGAAAAAGACCAGGACTCGCTCACGCTCGACACCTATCTGAATCCCAATTATTCCTTTGACAATTTCATCGAGGGGGACTGTAACAGGCTTGCGCGCTCGGCTGGTTTCGCGGTGGCGCAGCGCCCGGGGCTTACCTCGTTCAATCCGCTGATGATGTATGGAGGCGTGGGGCTGGGCAAAACGCACCTCGTGCAGGCCATCGGGAATTACATCACCAACCATTTCGAAAACAAGCTGGTACTGTACGTATCCTCCGAGAAATTCACCAACCAGTTTATCAACTCGATCCGCAACAACACCTTGCAGGAATTCACCGATTTTTATATGAAGGTGGACGTGCTGGCGATCGACGACGTACAGTTCCTGTCAGGCAAGGAAAAGACGCAGGATACGTTCTTCCATATTTTCAACCACCTGCACCAGCTAGGCAAGCAGATCATCATGACAAGCGACCGCCCACCGCGGGAGCTGCAAGGTTTGCAGGACCGTCTGCTGTCCCGCTTTAAATGGGGGCTCACCGCCGATTTGCAGGCCCCGGATTTCGAGACGCGTATCGCGATTATCCAGAAAAAGATACAGTCCGAAGGCATTTCGATCGACTACGACGTGATCGAATACATTGCGCACAGCGTGAATTCGAACGTCAGGGAGCTGGAAGGCGTAATCGTTTCCCTGATGGCCCAGGCGTCGCTCACACGCCGCAATATCGATGTCGAACTGGCCAAAAACACGCTTCGCAACATCGTGATGAACGAGGATAAGGAGGTGACGATCGACACCATTCAGGAGATCATCGCCGATTATTTCCAGGTTTCCATCGCCGACCTGAAAAGCAAGAGCCGCAAAAAAGAGGTCGTTTACCCACGCCAGCTTGCGATGTACCTCGCGAAGGAATACACCGACCTGCCGCTCAAATCCATCGGCTACCATTTTGGGGGCCGCGACCATAGTACGGTTATCCATTCCATTCAGAGCATTAACCTTTTGATGGACGAAACGCCGGACGTGGAAGAAACTTTACAAAAGCTTCGCAGTTACTTTAAGTAG